The following are encoded together in the Ictidomys tridecemlineatus isolate mIctTri1 chromosome X, mIctTri1.hap1, whole genome shotgun sequence genome:
- the Upf3b gene encoding regulator of nonsense transcripts 3B isoform X1 translates to MKEEKEHRPKEKRVTLLTPPGATGSSGGASLEGAKGDDKQDRNKEKKEALSKVVIRRLPPTLTKEQLQEHLQPMPEHDYFEFFSNDTSLYPHMYARAYINFKNQEDIILFRDRFDGYVFLDNKGQEYPAIVEFAPFQKAAKKKTKKRDTKVGTIDDDPEYRKFLETYATDNEKMTSTPETLLEEIEAKNRELIAKKTTPLLSFLKNKQRMREEKREERRRREIERKRQREEERRKWKEEEKRKRKDIEKLKKIDRVPERDKLKDEPKIKVHRFLLQAVNQKNLLKKPEKGDEKELDKREKAKKLDKENLNDERPSGQSCILSKHCEGEFKDEKPKRSEDESCRDYRERERDYERDQERIFRERERLKRQEEERRRQKERYEKEKAFKRKEEEIKKEKEALRDKGKKNESTESIGSSEKSEKKEEVVKRDRIRNKDRPAMQLYQPGARSRNRLCPPDDNTKSADSATQRKEESGISHRKEGGEE, encoded by the exons atgaaggaagaaaaggagcacAGGCCTAAGGAGAAGCGAGTAACCCTGTTAACGCCCCCGGGGGCCACAGGCAGCAGCGGTGGGGCTTCGTTGGAAGGTGCCAAAGGGGACGATAAGCAGGACCGcaacaaggaaaagaaagaagctcTAAGCAAG GTGGTAATTCGAAGATTACCTCCCACTTTGACCAAGGAACAGCTTCAGGAACATCTTCAACCTATGCCTGAGCAtgattattttgagtttttttctaaTGACActag TCTGTATCCTCATATGTATGCCAGAGCATACATCAACTTTAAAAACCAAGAGGACATTATTTTGTTCAGGGATCGCTTTGATGGTTATGTATTCCTTGACAATAAAG GTCAGGAATATCCTGCTATAGTAGAATTTGCACCTTTTCAAAAAGCTGCAAAAAAGAAGACTAAGAAAAGAGATACCAAAGTTGGGACTATTGATGATG atccagaatatagaaaatttttgGAGACTTATGCCACAGATAATGAGAAAATGACATCTACTCCAGAGACACTGCTAGAAGAAATAGAAGCCAAAAACAGAGAATTAATAG ctAAAAAGACAACCCCACTTTTGAGCTTCCTGAAAAACAAGCAG agaatgagagaagaaaagagggaagaaagaagaaggcgagaaatagaaagaaaaagacaacgagaagaggagagaaggaaatggaaagaggaggagaaaagaaaaaggaaagatataGAAAAGCTAAAGAAGATAGATAGAGTTCCAGAAAGAGACAAATTAAAGGATGAACCAAAGATTAAG GTACACAGGTTTCTGTTACAAGCTGTGAATCAGAAAAAT ttgctcaagaaaccagaaaaaggagatgaaaaagagttggacaaaagagaaaaagccaAGAAACTGGACAAAGAGAATCTGAATGATGAAAGACCCAGTGGGCAAAGTTGTATACTGTCCAAGCATTGTGAAGGCgaatttaaagatgaaaagcCAAAGAG ATCTGAAGATGAgagttgcagagactatagggaGAGGGAACGAGATTACGAACGAGATCAGGAGCGCATTTtccgtgagagagagagactaaagCGGCAAGAAGAAGAGCGCCGAAGGCAGAAAGAGCGCTATGAGAAAGAGaaagcttttaaaagaaaagaagaagagattaaaaaagagaaagaagcacttcgtgataaaggaaagaagaatgaaagtacaGAATCAATAGGCAGctcagaaaaatctgaaaagaaagaggaagtggTTAAGAGAGACCGCATAAGAAACAAG gATCGTCCAGCAATGCAGCTCTACCAACCAGGAGCTCGAAGCCGAAATCGACTTTGTCCCCCTGATGACAACACCAAGTCTGCAGATTCAGCCAcacaaagaaaggaggaaagtggTATTAGCCatagaaaagaaggaggagaggagtga
- the Upf3b gene encoding regulator of nonsense transcripts 3B isoform X2, with amino-acid sequence MKEEKEHRPKEKRVTLLTPPGATGSSGGASLEGAKGDDKQDRNKEKKEALSKVVIRRLPPTLTKEQLQEHLQPMPEHDYFEFFSNDTSLYPHMYARAYINFKNQEDIILFRDRFDGYVFLDNKGQEYPAIVEFAPFQKAAKKKTKKRDTKVGTIDDDPEYRKFLETYATDNEKMTSTPETLLEEIEAKNRELIAKKTTPLLSFLKNKQRMREEKREERRRREIERKRQREEERRKWKEEEKRKRKDIEKLKKIDRVPERDKLKDEPKIKLLKKPEKGDEKELDKREKAKKLDKENLNDERPSGQSCILSKHCEGEFKDEKPKRSEDESCRDYRERERDYERDQERIFRERERLKRQEEERRRQKERYEKEKAFKRKEEEIKKEKEALRDKGKKNESTESIGSSEKSEKKEEVVKRDRIRNKDRPAMQLYQPGARSRNRLCPPDDNTKSADSATQRKEESGISHRKEGGEE; translated from the exons atgaaggaagaaaaggagcacAGGCCTAAGGAGAAGCGAGTAACCCTGTTAACGCCCCCGGGGGCCACAGGCAGCAGCGGTGGGGCTTCGTTGGAAGGTGCCAAAGGGGACGATAAGCAGGACCGcaacaaggaaaagaaagaagctcTAAGCAAG GTGGTAATTCGAAGATTACCTCCCACTTTGACCAAGGAACAGCTTCAGGAACATCTTCAACCTATGCCTGAGCAtgattattttgagtttttttctaaTGACActag TCTGTATCCTCATATGTATGCCAGAGCATACATCAACTTTAAAAACCAAGAGGACATTATTTTGTTCAGGGATCGCTTTGATGGTTATGTATTCCTTGACAATAAAG GTCAGGAATATCCTGCTATAGTAGAATTTGCACCTTTTCAAAAAGCTGCAAAAAAGAAGACTAAGAAAAGAGATACCAAAGTTGGGACTATTGATGATG atccagaatatagaaaatttttgGAGACTTATGCCACAGATAATGAGAAAATGACATCTACTCCAGAGACACTGCTAGAAGAAATAGAAGCCAAAAACAGAGAATTAATAG ctAAAAAGACAACCCCACTTTTGAGCTTCCTGAAAAACAAGCAG agaatgagagaagaaaagagggaagaaagaagaaggcgagaaatagaaagaaaaagacaacgagaagaggagagaaggaaatggaaagaggaggagaaaagaaaaaggaaagatataGAAAAGCTAAAGAAGATAGATAGAGTTCCAGAAAGAGACAAATTAAAGGATGAACCAAAGATTAAG ttgctcaagaaaccagaaaaaggagatgaaaaagagttggacaaaagagaaaaagccaAGAAACTGGACAAAGAGAATCTGAATGATGAAAGACCCAGTGGGCAAAGTTGTATACTGTCCAAGCATTGTGAAGGCgaatttaaagatgaaaagcCAAAGAG ATCTGAAGATGAgagttgcagagactatagggaGAGGGAACGAGATTACGAACGAGATCAGGAGCGCATTTtccgtgagagagagagactaaagCGGCAAGAAGAAGAGCGCCGAAGGCAGAAAGAGCGCTATGAGAAAGAGaaagcttttaaaagaaaagaagaagagattaaaaaagagaaagaagcacttcgtgataaaggaaagaagaatgaaagtacaGAATCAATAGGCAGctcagaaaaatctgaaaagaaagaggaagtggTTAAGAGAGACCGCATAAGAAACAAG gATCGTCCAGCAATGCAGCTCTACCAACCAGGAGCTCGAAGCCGAAATCGACTTTGTCCCCCTGATGACAACACCAAGTCTGCAGATTCAGCCAcacaaagaaaggaggaaagtggTATTAGCCatagaaaagaaggaggagaggagtga